A region from the Lolium perenne isolate Kyuss_39 chromosome 4, Kyuss_2.0, whole genome shotgun sequence genome encodes:
- the LOC127292738 gene encoding uncharacterized protein, with translation MVKEEEIMAEAGGRGYMDMLGLGDEAMADYFLCPSPSSPYLSSATVSTTTTNASTHAAAASPTCASYLLPPAGPYRHILNFGGRAEQQYPGAGGDMFGALQYYYNGAGGGHAVPVAVPQKSSPTTECSSSISSMSSSPTATAVSAPKPQPPKKRGSRSSDQRKAAAPAAAAGNKRPRVRRERMGERILALQQLVSPFGKTDTASVLHEALGYIRFLHEQVQVLSSPYMQRLPPSAPRAPEPRVPSDLRSRGLCLVPLACTDHVAGGGNGNGADVWSTVAAMGVAADQDQEEGKAAMMRGDRHLPGQLA, from the exons ATGGTGAAGGAAGAGGAGATCATGGCGGAGGCGGGCGGGAGAGGGTACATGGACATGCTCGGCCTCGGGGACGAGGCTATGGCCGACTACTTCCTCTGCCCGTCGCCGTCCTCCCCCTACCTCTCCTCCGCCACCGTctcgaccaccaccaccaacgccagcacccacgccgccgccgcttccCCCACCTGCGCCTCGTACCTGCTTCCTCCGGCCGGCCCGTACCGCCACATCCTCAACTTCGGCGGCAGGGCAGAGCAGCAGTACCCCGGCGCCGGCGGCGACATGTTCGGGGCGCTCCAGTACTACTACAACGGAGCCGGCGGCGGTCACGCGGTGCCGGTGGCCGTCCCGCAGAAGTCTAGCCCCACCACCGAGtgctcctcctccatctcctccatgtcgtcctcgcccaccgccaccgccgtctcCGCCCCCAAGCCGCAGCCGCCCAAG AAGAGGGGATCGAGAAGCAGCGATCAGAGGAAGGCTGCTGCACCTGCCGCGGCTGCTGGAAACAAGAGGCCCAGG GTGAGGAGGGAGCGGATGGGGGAGCGGATCCTGGCGCTGCAGCAGCTGGTTTCTCCGTTCGGCAAG ACCGACACCGCTTCCGTCCTGCACGAGGCGCTCGGCTACATACGCTTCCTGCACGAACAGGTTCAG GTACTGAGCTCGCCGTACATGCAACGCCTGCCGCCCTCTGCGCCGCGCGCCCCG GAGCCACGGGTGCCGAGCGACCTCCGGAGTCGCGGGCTGTGCCTGGTGCCGCTCGCATGCACGGACCACGTCGCCGGCGGAGGCAACGGCAACGGCGCCGACGTCTGGTCGACGGTGGCGGCGATGGGGGTGGCGGCGGACCAGGACCAGGAGGAGGGCAAGGCGGCGATGATGCGCGGCGACCGTCATCTTCCGGGGCAACTGGCCTAG